In Klebsiella aerogenes, the DNA window TTAACCGTTTTCAGAATAAAGTCTTACAGGACGCCATTCTGGGTTATGAAAAATGGATTGAAACGCTCAAAGTTACTGAGAAAAATGCCATGGAAATTTCTGAATGGGCACAATCTCTGAATTTAAAAGTTCAAGAATATGAAGAGAAGGAAAGACTAGCAGCGGTAACTGCGGTTAGTACTGAATTAACGCAAGAGACTAAAAAACAGAATGCCTTACAACGGGTGTTCGGTTTTTTAAAAGGCAATAGGGATTGATTTAAAATGTTAAAAAGTAAAATCAAAAATATAGTGCGACCGTTTTATTATCAGCTCTCGCCAGCCACACGCGGTAAAGTCAAAAAAACCTATCAACGTGTTCGTGGTATTAATCTGGAATCGCATCCTGTAACAAGTTCTTTTGCTGGGCATCTTGGTAAAGATAGCGGTGATATCAACGGTGACTTGTCATGTTTACACCAGCTGCATAAGCGAAATGGCGGCTTTGATATCTTGCTTTTCCCGGTTATTGACTGGGATTTTCGTTTGCAACGGCCACAGCAGTTAGTCAAAGAACTGGCGAAATTGGGCAGCCGTGTCGTCTATTTTTCGACGACATTTAATGTAAGTACCTCTCCTGGTTTTTCTATTGAAAAAATGCCAGTGGAAAATGTTGTCTTATGTAAATTGAATATCAACAAACATGAAGTCAATATTTATAAGGATAAATTGGATCAAGAACAGATCCACTTTCTAATCCATAGCATTTATCTGGTACGACAGGCTTTTGGTTTCGGTTTCACCAATTCAATTATCGACTTACCATTTTGGCGAGAAGTTGTGGAAGGATTATCTTCTAACAATATAATCTACGACTGTATGGATCACCATGCTGGCTTTGAAAACAACGAGTCCACGATGTTGACGGAAGAGGATAAGTTATTCAAATCTTCAGACCTGGTCATCACCACAGCACAACGACTCTCCGAGAGTGTTGCGAAGCATCGCGAAAATATCATTATCCGTAACGGTTGCGAGGCAGATTATTTTGCAAAAATTCCTCAGCAGGGTGCTCTGACTAAAACACGCCCAGTCGTAGGGTACTATGGTGCCATTGCGGAATGGTTTGATCTTGATCTCTTAATTGCAGCAGCAAAAGCCTATCCGCAATATGATTTTGTTATGATTGGCGGCGCAACATGCGATATTACCGCAGCGAAGAAAATTGATAACATCAAATTTCTCGGCGAAGTGCCCTATGCACAACTGACACCTTACTTGAAGGATTTTGACGTATGTTTGATTCCCTTCAAGCTCATCGAACTGACGTTGTGTACCAATCCAGTAAAAGTGTATGAATATCTGGCGGCAGGAAAGCCGGTAGTATGTACAGCTATGCCGGAAGTCATCGTGATGGGCGATGTCGTCCACGTTGCTGATACAAAAGAGCAATTCATTGCTCAGATTGCTACGGCTATGGCGGAAACGACAGATGAAGATCTGAAAGAAAAACGTAGCCAGTGGGCAAAAAACCATGACTGGGAAAGTCGCGCACGCCAACTTGGCGATGCTCTTCAAACACTAAACGCGAGTAAGCCTAAAGTCAGCCTGATTGTACTGACGTATAACAACCTGGCATTGACGAAAGAGTGCTTGCATAGCATTGAACGAAATACAGAATACGATAATTACGAAGTCATCATTGTAGATAATTTATCTACTGATGATACCCGTGATTATCTGCAAAAAAACTATATGGATAAACCAAACTATACGGTTATCCTTAATGATGAAAATATGGGATTCGCAGCAGGGAATAACGTTGGCCTCGAACAGGCGACTGGCGATATTCTTATTGTACTCAATAACGATACCTATGTTTCTCCATTCTGGCTTGGTGGCATCGTTAAAGCGTTCAAACGTAATCCTGGGCTAGGACTTGTTGGACCGGTGACGAACAATATCGGTAATGAATCTAAAATTAATATTACCTACAACAACTGGTCCGAAATGCATGTTAGGTCTTTGCAATACATTTCTAACCATGCCAACCAATTGTATCCAATGCGCTGTCTTGCTTTCTTTTGCGCAGCAATACGGCGTGAAGTATATGAAAAAGTTGGCGGCCTTTCACCCGATTATGGATTAGGCTTTTTTGAGGATGATGACTACTGTAAGCGCGTAGAGCTAGCCGGTTGGGATATGGCGGCAGTAGACGACGCTTTTGTGCATCATCATCTTTCTGCAAGTTTTAATAAACTCAAAAATAATCAAAAAGAATTGCTGATGCAAAAGAATCAGGCTGTTTTTGAAAGCAAGTGGGGGAAATGGAAGCCACATAGCTACAGACCTGGGGTTCACTAATATGATAGTGGTGTATTTATCCCCGGTTAACTGGGATAGCATTGCGCAGCGTCCACATTTTTTTGCAGATTTTATTGCTGATCATGATGTGGAAAAAGTCATCTGGGTTGACCCTTTGCCTTCCCGCTTTCCGAAGTACTCAGACATTAGAACCAAAATTGTTGGCGTTGAATCAAAAAGTATTTCGAAGCATGCCAACATTGATTTTATTCGTGTGGGTAATGTTGTTCCTATTGAACCGTTTAACTTACTCTATAAGGTGGTGAATTGGGTAACCATACACCGTTTTATTAAGAGATTAAAAAGCATAATTAATGGGCAACAGGCAATATTGGTTGTCGGGAAACCTAGTGTCTTAGGTCTTGAACTGATTCGCTGTATGGCATTTAATCATATCGTTGCTGATGCAATGGATGATTATCCGCATTTCTTTACTGGTTATGCGGAAAAA includes these proteins:
- a CDS encoding glycosyltransferase, with amino-acid sequence MLKSKIKNIVRPFYYQLSPATRGKVKKTYQRVRGINLESHPVTSSFAGHLGKDSGDINGDLSCLHQLHKRNGGFDILLFPVIDWDFRLQRPQQLVKELAKLGSRVVYFSTTFNVSTSPGFSIEKMPVENVVLCKLNINKHEVNIYKDKLDQEQIHFLIHSIYLVRQAFGFGFTNSIIDLPFWREVVEGLSSNNIIYDCMDHHAGFENNESTMLTEEDKLFKSSDLVITTAQRLSESVAKHRENIIIRNGCEADYFAKIPQQGALTKTRPVVGYYGAIAEWFDLDLLIAAAKAYPQYDFVMIGGATCDITAAKKIDNIKFLGEVPYAQLTPYLKDFDVCLIPFKLIELTLCTNPVKVYEYLAAGKPVVCTAMPEVIVMGDVVHVADTKEQFIAQIATAMAETTDEDLKEKRSQWAKNHDWESRARQLGDALQTLNASKPKVSLIVLTYNNLALTKECLHSIERNTEYDNYEVIIVDNLSTDDTRDYLQKNYMDKPNYTVILNDENMGFAAGNNVGLEQATGDILIVLNNDTYVSPFWLGGIVKAFKRNPGLGLVGPVTNNIGNESKINITYNNWSEMHVRSLQYISNHANQLYPMRCLAFFCAAIRREVYEKVGGLSPDYGLGFFEDDDYCKRVELAGWDMAAVDDAFVHHHLSASFNKLKNNQKELLMQKNQAVFESKWGKWKPHSYRPGVH